A single window of Intrasporangium calvum DSM 43043 DNA harbors:
- a CDS encoding bifunctional riboflavin kinase/FAD synthetase yields the protein MQRWYALEDIPSDLGPTVVTLGNFDGVHRGHREVLGRVVREARERGATPVAVTFEPHPVTVLHPERAPAMVMSVEQRLDALESVGLGAVLVLNFTREFAQQTPEEFVERTFVDGLHAVAVVVGRDTRFGVRNSGDVGTLTELGEKHGFEVIALDDIGEASHEGRRWSSTQLRAEILDGKVSHASEILGRPHRVTGTVVHGDHRGRELGFPTANLSQDHEGLVPSDGVYAGWLIRLDLDTGAVDRTLPAAISVGTNPTFDGHQRRVEAYVLDRTDLDLYGERVAVDFVSHLRPTLRFDSIEGLVTQMREDVARCREILSAIVPA from the coding sequence GTGCAGCGCTGGTACGCCCTGGAGGACATCCCGTCGGATCTCGGGCCCACGGTTGTCACGCTGGGCAACTTCGACGGCGTGCACCGGGGGCACCGTGAAGTGCTCGGGCGGGTCGTCCGTGAGGCCCGGGAGCGCGGAGCGACCCCGGTCGCTGTGACGTTCGAGCCGCACCCGGTCACGGTGCTTCACCCCGAGCGGGCCCCAGCAATGGTGATGTCGGTCGAGCAGCGCCTCGACGCGCTGGAGTCGGTGGGGCTGGGCGCGGTGCTCGTGCTGAACTTCACGCGTGAGTTCGCCCAGCAGACGCCGGAGGAGTTCGTCGAGAGGACCTTCGTGGACGGGCTGCACGCCGTCGCCGTCGTCGTCGGCCGGGACACCCGGTTCGGAGTGCGCAACTCCGGGGACGTCGGCACGCTCACCGAGCTGGGCGAGAAGCACGGGTTCGAGGTCATCGCCCTGGACGACATCGGCGAGGCCTCGCACGAGGGGCGGCGCTGGAGCTCGACCCAGCTGCGTGCCGAGATCCTGGACGGCAAGGTGTCGCACGCCTCCGAGATCCTCGGCCGTCCCCACCGCGTCACGGGGACCGTCGTGCACGGCGACCACCGCGGTCGTGAGCTGGGCTTCCCGACCGCCAACCTGTCCCAGGACCACGAGGGCCTCGTGCCGAGCGACGGCGTCTACGCGGGGTGGCTGATCCGTCTCGACCTCGACACGGGCGCCGTCGACCGCACCCTGCCGGCGGCGATCTCGGTCGGGACCAACCCCACCTTCGACGGTCACCAGCGCCGGGTGGAGGCGTACGTCCTCGACCGCACGGATCTCGACCTCTACGGTGAGCGGGTCGCGGTGGACTTCGTCTCCCACCTGCGCCCCACGCTGCGGTTCGACTCGATCGAGGGGCTCGTGACCCAGATGCGCGAGGACGTCGCCCGGTGCCGCGAGATCCTGTCCGCGATCGTGCCCGCCTAG
- a CDS encoding AMP-dependent synthetase/ligase — MPLQSVADRDVDQAVLDNRAPSVGALFRSRVQATPDRPAYLYFKDGGSELTTLTWRQTHDIVQEWAAGLISLGVELEDRVAIASATSLPWVLADLAIVCAGAATTTVYPTTIADDVAYILTDSGSVLVFAEDDAQIAKLTDRRADIPHVKHVIAMSGRGSDDGWVITTDDLAAKGRELLASTPDAVDARIDQLGPESLAVVIYTSGTTGRPKGVRLVQDSVVYEGALIQATGTVTEDDLQFLWLPLSHVFGKMLLALGLQIGFPTAVDGRLDKIVDNMAIIKPTFMAGPPRIYEKARGRVALMLAQETGVKKKLIDWAFKVGAEMRDVLEQGETPSSGLTLRHRLVTKLVLHKIQERFGGRVRFMISGSAPLNAEVAKWFGAAGLLLVEGYGLTETSSGTTVNLPRPGCYRYGSVGWPMPDTEVAIAEDGEILVKGPGVMRGYHNSPEATAEVLDADGWFHTGDIGRIDEHGFVYVTDRKKDFFKTSGGKYIAPAEIEAKFKGMCVYVSQFLVHGAGHNFATALVTLDPDAIAGWAAANGMAGRPYAEIVTSDAARELVQGYVDKLNDSLNRWETIKKFTILDHDLSIEMGDLTPSMKLRRRAVVDKYQDQLDALYQED, encoded by the coding sequence ATGCCCCTGCAGTCCGTCGCCGATCGCGACGTCGACCAAGCGGTCCTCGACAACCGGGCCCCGAGCGTGGGCGCCCTGTTCCGCAGCCGCGTCCAGGCCACCCCCGACCGTCCCGCCTACCTCTACTTCAAGGACGGGGGGAGCGAGCTCACCACGCTGACGTGGCGCCAGACCCACGACATCGTCCAGGAGTGGGCCGCCGGTCTGATCAGCCTCGGCGTCGAGCTCGAGGACCGCGTCGCCATCGCGTCCGCCACGAGCCTGCCCTGGGTGCTCGCCGACCTCGCGATCGTGTGCGCCGGCGCCGCGACGACGACCGTCTACCCGACGACGATCGCCGATGACGTCGCCTACATCCTCACCGACTCCGGCAGCGTCCTGGTCTTCGCGGAGGACGACGCCCAGATCGCCAAGCTCACCGACCGCCGCGCCGACATCCCGCACGTCAAGCACGTCATCGCCATGTCCGGGCGAGGCAGCGATGACGGCTGGGTCATCACGACCGACGATCTGGCTGCCAAGGGGCGGGAGCTGCTCGCCTCGACGCCCGACGCCGTCGACGCGCGGATCGACCAGCTGGGCCCCGAGAGTCTCGCCGTCGTCATCTACACGTCCGGCACCACCGGTCGGCCCAAGGGCGTCCGCCTCGTCCAGGACAGCGTGGTCTACGAGGGCGCGCTCATCCAGGCAACCGGCACGGTCACGGAGGACGACCTCCAGTTCCTCTGGTTGCCGCTCTCACACGTCTTCGGCAAGATGCTCCTCGCCCTCGGCCTCCAGATCGGGTTCCCGACGGCGGTGGACGGCCGGCTGGACAAGATCGTCGACAACATGGCGATCATCAAGCCCACCTTCATGGCCGGACCGCCCCGGATCTACGAGAAGGCTCGCGGTCGGGTCGCGCTCATGCTCGCCCAGGAGACGGGGGTCAAGAAGAAGCTGATCGACTGGGCGTTCAAGGTCGGGGCGGAGATGCGTGACGTCCTCGAGCAGGGCGAGACGCCGTCGTCCGGACTCACCCTCCGGCACCGGCTCGTCACCAAACTGGTCCTGCACAAGATCCAGGAGCGCTTCGGCGGCCGGGTCCGCTTCATGATCAGCGGGTCGGCGCCGCTCAACGCCGAGGTCGCCAAGTGGTTCGGAGCAGCGGGCCTGCTTCTCGTCGAGGGCTACGGCCTCACCGAGACGTCCTCGGGCACGACCGTCAACCTCCCCCGGCCGGGCTGCTACCGGTACGGCTCGGTTGGCTGGCCGATGCCCGACACCGAGGTCGCGATCGCCGAGGACGGCGAGATCCTCGTCAAGGGCCCGGGCGTCATGCGCGGCTATCACAACAGCCCCGAGGCCACCGCGGAGGTCCTCGACGCCGACGGATGGTTCCACACCGGCGACATCGGCCGGATCGACGAGCACGGATTCGTCTACGTCACCGACCGCAAGAAGGACTTCTTCAAGACCTCCGGCGGCAAGTACATCGCCCCGGCCGAGATCGAGGCGAAGTTCAAGGGCATGTGCGTCTACGTCAGCCAGTTCCTCGTCCACGGAGCGGGCCACAACTTCGCCACCGCGCTGGTGACTCTCGACCCGGATGCGATCGCTGGCTGGGCGGCGGCGAACGGTATGGCGGGCCGGCCCTATGCGGAGATCGTCACGTCCGACGCTGCCCGTGAGCTCGTGCAGGGGTACGTGGACAAGCTGAACGACAGCCTCAACCGGTGGGAGACGATCAAGAAGTTCACGATCCTCGACCACGACCTGAGCATCGAGATGGGCGACCTGACTCCGAGCATGAAGCTGCGCCGCCGCGCTGTCGTCGACAAGTACCAGGACCAGCTCGACGCCCTCTACCAGGAGGACTGA
- the truB gene encoding tRNA pseudouridine(55) synthase TruB, with the protein MTAPSGLLVVDKAAGWTSHDVVARARRLCGTRRVGHAGTLDPMATGVLVLGVEKGTKLLTFLVGCDKEYRATIRLGQATVTDDAEGDPTTSLGVADPGGLEARLGDAVSGLTGHIRQVPSAVSAIKVRGERSYVTVRKGGVVDLPARPVTVSRFDVLSVTRTTSALPDGGALDVVDVDVEVEVSSGTYVRALARDLGAALGVGGHLTALRRTRVGRFDLTMAVSLDELADGADDRAHPELPIVPVAEAARAQLPVHEVSADEARSLGHGQRIAAGEVRAEAVAAIDPDGRLVAVLDETRTMAKARVVFAPAD; encoded by the coding sequence GTGACCGCACCGAGCGGTCTGCTCGTCGTCGACAAGGCCGCCGGCTGGACCAGCCACGACGTGGTGGCCAGGGCGCGACGACTGTGCGGGACGCGCCGGGTCGGCCATGCCGGCACCTTGGACCCGATGGCGACCGGGGTGCTCGTCCTCGGCGTGGAGAAGGGCACCAAGCTGCTCACCTTCCTCGTCGGCTGCGACAAGGAGTACCGGGCGACGATCCGGCTGGGGCAGGCGACGGTCACCGACGACGCAGAGGGTGATCCGACGACATCCCTGGGTGTCGCCGACCCTGGCGGGCTCGAGGCCCGCCTGGGGGACGCGGTGTCGGGGCTGACCGGCCACATCCGGCAGGTGCCGAGCGCGGTGAGCGCGATCAAGGTGCGCGGGGAGCGCAGCTATGTGACGGTCCGCAAGGGCGGGGTCGTCGACCTGCCGGCTCGACCCGTGACCGTGTCCCGCTTCGACGTCCTCTCGGTGACGCGAACCACCTCGGCACTGCCGGATGGCGGTGCCCTCGATGTGGTCGACGTCGACGTCGAGGTGGAGGTGTCCTCGGGGACGTACGTCCGTGCGCTCGCTCGGGACCTCGGCGCCGCCCTCGGCGTCGGGGGGCACCTGACCGCGCTGCGGCGGACCCGCGTGGGCCGGTTCGACCTGACCATGGCGGTGTCTCTGGACGAGCTTGCTGACGGGGCAGACGACCGGGCTCACCCGGAGCTGCCGATCGTCCCCGTGGCCGAGGCTGCGAGAGCCCAGCTCCCGGTCCACGAGGTGTCTGCTGACGAGGCGCGCAGCCTCGGCCACGGCCAGCGGATCGCGGCTGGCGAGGTCCGGGCCGAGGCGGTCGCGGCCATCGACCCGGACGGGCGCCTCGTTGCCGTCCTCGACGAGACGCGCACCATGGCCAAGGCCCGGGTCGTCTTCGCGCCTGCCGACTGA
- a CDS encoding YlxR family protein, whose protein sequence is MADRTGLRAEPSRTCVGCRGTDSWSALLRVVAVTDGDTRGSTPVHLRPDPRHQMPGRGAWLHPRTDCFELAVRRKAFGRALRLQAPVDVSAVAQHLGVQLA, encoded by the coding sequence GTGGCCGACCGGACTGGACTCCGTGCCGAGCCGTCCCGCACCTGTGTGGGATGTCGAGGAACGGATAGCTGGTCGGCTCTGCTGCGAGTGGTCGCGGTGACGGACGGAGATACCCGGGGAAGCACCCCGGTTCACCTCCGGCCTGACCCGAGACACCAGATGCCGGGTCGTGGTGCGTGGCTGCACCCCCGAACCGACTGTTTCGAGCTGGCAGTGCGCCGCAAGGCGTTCGGACGTGCCCTGCGGTTGCAGGCCCCGGTCGACGTGAGCGCGGTGGCACAGCATCTCGGAGTCCAGCTCGCGTAA
- the infB gene encoding translation initiation factor IF-2: MAKVRVYELAKELGVESKALLAHLKSQGEFVRSASSTIEPPVVRKIKESFPAELRSGGDAKPSARTGTPTAPSGGAPAAPRTGAPTAPAAPAAPAAPAPAAPASATPGRPGPAPSRPGPAAPAPSSAPAASAAPAAPAVPAATTAPAAPAAQPAPAAKAAPSGPASAPAARPAAPAPSRPAAPAARGGAPTPGPRPAPRPSTPRPGNNPFAPSQGMGQTRQRPGDGGPRPGNNPFSPSQGMPRPQQRPGGPRPGAPAGGSRPGGPGAGGPRPAPRPGGPRPSPGMMPERSTIGRPGQRPAGPGRPGGPGGPGGAGGRGGFGGGGAGAGAPGGPSRGGFGGGPRGGGPGGRGGTQGAFGRGGGRPVRGRKSKRAKRQEFEQMQAPSIGGVTVPRGDGKTVVRVRRGTSLTDFADKINANPASLVTVLFHLGEMATATQSLDEDTFKLLGVELGYDVQVVSPEEEERELFDSFNIDLETGIEGEDDEDLEARPPVVTVMGHVDHGKTRLLDAIRNEDVAAGEAGGITQHIGAYQVRKMHEGVERPITFIDTPGHEAFTAMRARGAKVTDIAILVVAADDGVMPQTIEALNHAQAADVPIVVAVNKIDVEGANPSKIRQQLTEYNLVAEEYGGDTMFVDVSAKQGVNIDGLLEAVLLTADAALDLRANPEREARGVAIEANLDRGRGATATVLVQTGTLHVGDAIVTGSAYGRVRAMLDEHGKNVKEAGPSRPVQVLGLSSVPRAGDTFVVAPDDRTARQIAEKREAADRQASLAKARKRISLEDLNEALAAGKVETLNLILKGDVSGSVEALEDALLKIDVGDEVDLRIIDRGVGAITMNNINLAMASNAIIIGYNVRAEGQNADYAEREGVEIRYYSVIYQAIDEVEAALKGMLKPEFEEVELGTAEIREIFRSSKFGNIAGSIVRSGEIKRGSKSRITRNGVVISENVEIAGLRRFKDDVTEVRDGYECGINLGSFNDLQIGDLIATYEMREKPRA; encoded by the coding sequence GTGGCCAAGGTCCGGGTCTACGAGCTCGCAAAGGAGCTCGGTGTAGAGAGCAAGGCTCTGCTTGCTCATCTCAAGAGCCAGGGAGAGTTCGTCAGGTCGGCATCGTCGACCATCGAGCCCCCAGTCGTCCGCAAGATCAAGGAGTCGTTCCCGGCGGAGCTGCGCTCCGGCGGTGACGCCAAGCCGTCCGCGAGGACCGGCACCCCCACTGCACCGTCCGGCGGTGCGCCTGCGGCCCCGAGGACGGGTGCACCCACCGCTCCGGCGGCCCCAGCTGCTCCCGCCGCGCCGGCTCCCGCCGCGCCGGCGTCCGCCACGCCCGGTCGGCCGGGACCCGCTCCGAGCCGCCCCGGGCCTGCCGCGCCGGCGCCCTCGTCGGCTCCCGCTGCTTCGGCGGCTCCGGCCGCTCCCGCTGTCCCGGCGGCGACCACAGCACCGGCCGCTCCGGCTGCCCAGCCGGCTCCTGCGGCGAAGGCCGCGCCCAGCGGGCCTGCGTCTGCCCCTGCGGCCAGGCCTGCGGCCCCCGCCCCCAGTCGCCCGGCGGCTCCGGCCGCTCGCGGCGGCGCCCCGACCCCGGGGCCGCGTCCCGCGCCCCGTCCGAGCACGCCGCGACCGGGCAACAACCCGTTCGCCCCGAGCCAGGGGATGGGCCAGACCAGGCAGCGTCCCGGTGATGGCGGTCCCCGCCCCGGCAACAATCCGTTCAGCCCGAGCCAGGGCATGCCGCGTCCGCAGCAGCGCCCCGGTGGCCCGCGCCCCGGCGCGCCTGCCGGTGGCTCGCGTCCCGGCGGTCCGGGTGCCGGTGGTCCTCGTCCGGCCCCGCGTCCCGGTGGCCCGCGCCCCAGCCCGGGCATGATGCCTGAGCGCAGCACGATCGGCCGTCCCGGCCAGCGTCCCGCGGGCCCCGGCCGCCCCGGCGGTCCCGGTGGCCCCGGTGGCGCCGGTGGGCGCGGCGGCTTCGGTGGCGGCGGTGCCGGCGCCGGTGCGCCCGGTGGTCCGAGCCGCGGTGGCTTCGGTGGTGGCCCCCGTGGCGGCGGCCCGGGTGGCCGTGGCGGCACGCAGGGCGCCTTTGGCCGCGGTGGCGGTCGTCCGGTCCGAGGCCGGAAGTCCAAGCGCGCCAAGCGCCAGGAGTTCGAGCAGATGCAGGCGCCGTCGATCGGTGGCGTCACGGTCCCTCGTGGTGACGGCAAGACCGTCGTGCGGGTGCGGCGTGGTACGTCGCTGACCGACTTCGCCGACAAGATCAACGCCAACCCGGCATCGCTCGTCACTGTTCTCTTCCACCTCGGTGAGATGGCGACGGCGACGCAGTCGCTCGACGAGGACACCTTCAAGCTCCTCGGTGTCGAGCTCGGCTACGACGTCCAGGTCGTCTCCCCGGAGGAGGAGGAGCGTGAGCTCTTCGACTCCTTCAACATCGACCTGGAGACGGGCATCGAGGGCGAGGACGACGAGGACCTCGAGGCGCGTCCGCCGGTCGTCACCGTCATGGGTCACGTCGACCACGGCAAGACGCGCCTGCTCGACGCGATCCGCAACGAGGACGTCGCAGCGGGCGAGGCCGGTGGGATCACCCAGCACATCGGTGCCTACCAGGTCCGCAAGATGCACGAGGGCGTCGAGCGTCCGATCACCTTCATCGACACCCCGGGTCACGAGGCGTTCACCGCCATGCGTGCTCGTGGTGCAAAGGTGACCGACATCGCCATCCTCGTGGTCGCGGCCGACGACGGTGTCATGCCCCAGACGATCGAGGCTCTCAACCACGCCCAGGCGGCCGACGTGCCGATCGTCGTCGCGGTCAACAAGATCGACGTCGAGGGCGCCAACCCGTCCAAGATCCGCCAGCAGCTGACCGAGTACAACCTCGTCGCCGAGGAGTACGGCGGCGACACCATGTTCGTCGACGTGTCGGCCAAGCAGGGTGTCAACATCGACGGGCTGCTCGAGGCGGTCCTGCTCACCGCGGACGCCGCGCTCGACCTGCGCGCCAACCCGGAGCGCGAGGCCCGCGGTGTCGCCATCGAGGCGAACCTCGACCGGGGCCGCGGCGCCACGGCGACGGTGCTCGTCCAGACCGGCACGCTCCACGTCGGGGACGCCATCGTCACCGGCTCGGCCTACGGTCGCGTCCGCGCCATGCTCGACGAGCACGGCAAGAACGTCAAGGAGGCCGGCCCGTCCCGTCCGGTGCAGGTGCTCGGTCTCAGCTCGGTGCCGCGCGCCGGTGACACGTTCGTCGTGGCACCGGACGACCGGACTGCTCGCCAGATCGCCGAGAAGCGTGAGGCGGCCGACCGCCAGGCCAGCCTGGCCAAGGCCCGCAAGCGCATCTCGCTCGAGGACCTCAACGAGGCTCTCGCGGCCGGCAAGGTCGAGACCCTCAACCTCATCCTCAAGGGTGACGTGTCGGGTTCCGTCGAGGCGCTCGAGGACGCGCTGCTCAAGATCGACGTCGGCGACGAGGTCGACCTGCGCATCATCGACCGCGGCGTCGGTGCGATCACGATGAACAACATCAACCTCGCGATGGCGTCCAACGCGATCATCATCGGCTACAACGTTCGGGCCGAGGGCCAGAACGCCGACTACGCCGAGCGCGAGGGCGTCGAGATCCGCTACTACTCGGTGATCTACCAGGCCATCGACGAGGTCGAGGCCGCGCTCAAGGGCATGCTCAAGCCGGAGTTCGAGGAGGTCGAGCTCGGCACGGCGGAGATCCGCGAGATCTTCCGTTCGAGCAAGTTCGGCAACATCGCCGGATCGATCGTCCGCAGCGGCGAGATCAAGCGTGGCTCGAAGTCGCGGATCACCCGCAACGGTGTCGTCATCTCCGAGAACGTCGAGATCGCCGGGCTGCGTCGGTTCAAGGACGATGTCACCGAGGTCCGTGATGGCTACGAGTGTGGCATCAACCTGGGGTCGTTCAACGACCTCCAGATCGGTGACCTCATCGCCACCTACGAGATGCGCGAGAAGCCGCGCGCCTGA
- a CDS encoding TIGR03960 family B12-binding radical SAM protein, translating to MPGESLFNALEPLLERVTKPIQYVGGELNSTVKDWNVGGHGPSGDELTTRWALMYPDAYEVGVPNQGVMILYEVINERPDALAERTYAVWPDMEAALREAALPQFTVDGHRAVGDFDLFGVSFSTELGYTNLLTALDLAKIPLRSVDRDLDDPLVIAGGHAAFNPEAIADFIDAAVIGDGEQAVLAITDIVGEWKAAGRPGGRREVLLRLARTGGVYVPSFYDVSYLPDGRIQRVAPAADAPGVPWRVAKHTVMDLDAWPYPKQPLVPLAESVHERMSVEIFRGCTRGCRFCQAGMITRPVRERSITGIGEMVERGLAATGFEEVGLLSLSSADHSEIAEVTKGLADRYEGTQTGLSLPSTRVDAFNIDLANELTRNGRRSGLTFAPEGGSERIRRVINKMVSEEDLINTVAAAYGAGWRQVKLYFMCGLPTETDEDVLQIAELATRVIETGRQVSGRRDIRCTVSIGGFIPKPHTPFQWAAQLGAEETDARLAKLRNAIRADKRYGSSIGFRYHDGQPGIVEGLLSRGDRRVGKVIEEVWRAGGRFDGWSEHFSYERWMAAADRAFADEPVDVAWYTTRERDQNEVLPWDHLDSGLDKDWLWEDWLDAVEEREVDDCRWTPCFDCGVCPQMGTEIEIGPTGKTLLPLTVLGAGRKDLLEHQH from the coding sequence ATGCCCGGCGAGTCCCTGTTCAACGCCCTCGAGCCCCTGCTGGAGCGGGTGACCAAACCCATCCAGTACGTCGGCGGTGAGCTCAACTCCACCGTCAAGGACTGGAACGTCGGTGGTCACGGCCCGTCCGGCGACGAGCTGACGACGCGATGGGCCCTGATGTACCCCGACGCCTACGAGGTCGGTGTGCCCAACCAGGGCGTCATGATCCTCTACGAAGTCATCAACGAACGGCCCGACGCCCTCGCCGAGCGCACCTACGCTGTGTGGCCGGACATGGAGGCTGCGCTCCGCGAGGCAGCGCTGCCGCAGTTCACCGTCGACGGCCACCGCGCGGTGGGCGACTTCGACCTGTTCGGCGTGTCCTTCTCGACCGAGCTCGGCTACACCAACCTGCTGACTGCCCTCGATCTCGCGAAGATCCCGCTGCGCTCGGTGGACCGCGATCTCGACGACCCCCTCGTCATCGCCGGCGGCCACGCCGCCTTCAACCCCGAGGCGATCGCCGACTTCATCGACGCGGCCGTCATCGGCGACGGCGAGCAGGCGGTGCTCGCGATCACCGACATCGTGGGGGAGTGGAAGGCGGCCGGTCGGCCGGGTGGACGCCGCGAGGTGCTCCTGCGCCTGGCGCGCACGGGCGGGGTCTACGTGCCGTCGTTCTACGACGTGTCCTACCTGCCCGACGGCCGCATCCAGCGGGTCGCTCCGGCAGCGGACGCACCCGGCGTGCCGTGGCGGGTCGCGAAACACACCGTGATGGACCTCGACGCGTGGCCCTACCCGAAGCAGCCGCTCGTGCCGCTCGCCGAGTCGGTCCACGAGCGGATGTCGGTCGAGATCTTCCGCGGCTGCACGCGCGGCTGCCGCTTCTGCCAGGCCGGCATGATCACCCGGCCGGTGCGTGAGCGGTCCATCACGGGCATCGGCGAGATGGTCGAGCGCGGGCTCGCGGCCACCGGCTTCGAGGAGGTCGGGCTGCTCTCCCTGTCCTCCGCCGACCACTCCGAGATCGCCGAGGTGACGAAGGGCCTCGCCGACCGCTACGAGGGGACCCAGACCGGGCTGTCGCTCCCTTCCACGCGGGTCGACGCGTTCAACATCGACCTCGCCAACGAGCTGACCCGCAACGGCCGGCGGTCGGGGCTCACCTTCGCCCCCGAGGGCGGCTCGGAGCGGATCCGGCGCGTCATCAACAAGATGGTGTCCGAGGAGGACCTCATCAACACCGTCGCGGCGGCCTACGGCGCGGGGTGGCGGCAGGTGAAGCTCTACTTCATGTGCGGCCTGCCGACCGAGACCGACGAGGACGTGCTCCAGATCGCCGAGCTCGCGACGAGGGTCATCGAGACCGGTCGCCAGGTGTCGGGACGGCGTGACATCCGGTGCACCGTGTCGATCGGCGGGTTCATCCCCAAGCCACACACCCCGTTTCAGTGGGCTGCCCAGCTCGGTGCGGAGGAGACCGACGCGCGGTTGGCCAAGCTGCGCAATGCCATTCGGGCTGACAAGCGCTACGGCTCGTCGATCGGCTTCCGCTACCACGACGGTCAGCCCGGCATCGTGGAGGGGCTGCTGTCGCGCGGTGACCGCCGCGTCGGCAAGGTCATCGAGGAGGTGTGGCGTGCCGGCGGGCGGTTCGACGGCTGGAGCGAGCACTTCTCCTACGAGCGTTGGATGGCGGCCGCCGACCGGGCGTTCGCGGACGAGCCCGTGGACGTCGCCTGGTACACGACGCGCGAGCGCGACCAGAACGAGGTGCTCCCGTGGGACCACCTCGACTCCGGTCTCGACAAGGACTGGCTCTGGGAGGACTGGCTGGACGCCGTCGAGGAGCGCGAGGTCGACGACTGCCGCTGGACGCCGTGCTTCGACTGCGGGGTGTGCCCGCAGATGGGCACCGAGATCGAGATCGGCCCCACGGGCAAGACCCTCCTGCCGCTCACCGTCCTGGGTGCCGGGCGCAAGGACCTCCTCGAGCACCAGCACTGA
- the rbfA gene encoding 30S ribosome-binding factor RbfA, with protein sequence MADPARARKIADRIKVIVAEYLEFRIKDDRLGFVTITDARVTGDLQHASVFYTVFGSDEERQATAAVLEANKGRIRSAVGKQIGIRLTPSLEFIADALPEGAAHLEDLVAQTRARDEELARAAANAKHAGEPDPYKKPAERLAADDVDVEAR encoded by the coding sequence ATGGCTGACCCAGCTCGCGCCCGCAAGATCGCCGATCGGATCAAGGTCATCGTCGCGGAGTACCTCGAGTTCCGTATCAAGGACGACCGGCTCGGTTTCGTCACGATCACCGACGCTCGGGTGACCGGCGACCTGCAGCACGCCTCGGTGTTCTACACGGTCTTCGGATCCGACGAGGAGCGCCAGGCGACGGCTGCCGTGCTCGAGGCCAACAAGGGCCGGATCCGCTCGGCCGTCGGCAAGCAGATCGGTATCCGGCTCACTCCGTCGCTCGAGTTCATCGCGGACGCGCTTCCCGAGGGCGCGGCGCACCTCGAGGACCTCGTCGCGCAGACCCGGGCGCGGGACGAGGAGCTCGCCCGTGCTGCAGCGAACGCCAAGCACGCGGGCGAGCCGGACCCCTACAAGAAGCCGGCCGAGCGTCTCGCTGCCGACGACGTCGACGTCGAGGCTCGGTGA
- the rodA gene encoding rod shape-determining protein RodA, with protein sequence MPRDPVRDRARLGSRGGQRRRPTPGASPRAVAPRWLWIDLGLFIGATGLTVVGILLVWSATRAESGAAVAVKQALAAAIGMVLAAVVTRVDVRLLRAAAPLVYVAALAGLVAVLSPLGRQVNGSRSWISLPGGFTLQPSELMKVALVVSLGMLLAEQADRRQRQRHRDVALAWVLAGLPVVLVLAQPDLGSALVLVAMAVAVIGAAGAPRAWTVAVVLAGAATVTAAFTTSLLSPYQRDRLRAFLDPSLDPQGIGYQTRQVRIAISSGGLDGQGLFEGGQTQAGLIPYQESDFVFSVAGEELGFLGAAGIIVLLGFIVLRALVVARRADAFGHLVSTGVGVWLGVQAVENIGMNLGMLPVTGLPLPFLSYGGSSMIAVWLAVGIVGNVSAETTGAQWRRR encoded by the coding sequence GTGCCGCGAGATCCTGTCCGCGATCGTGCCCGCCTAGGTTCCCGGGGCGGGCAGCGGCGACGCCCGACGCCTGGTGCTTCGCCCCGGGCCGTCGCGCCGCGGTGGCTGTGGATCGACCTGGGCCTCTTCATCGGGGCTACCGGCCTCACCGTCGTCGGCATCCTGCTCGTGTGGTCGGCCACGAGAGCGGAGAGCGGGGCCGCCGTGGCGGTCAAGCAGGCTCTCGCCGCCGCCATCGGCATGGTCCTGGCCGCGGTCGTCACGCGGGTCGACGTGCGGCTGCTGCGGGCGGCCGCGCCGCTCGTCTACGTCGCGGCGTTGGCTGGCCTCGTCGCGGTGCTGTCTCCGCTCGGGAGGCAGGTCAACGGCTCCCGGTCGTGGATCAGCCTGCCGGGAGGGTTCACGCTCCAGCCGTCCGAGCTGATGAAGGTGGCGCTGGTCGTGAGCCTCGGCATGCTCCTCGCCGAGCAGGCAGACCGGCGCCAACGCCAGCGCCACCGGGACGTCGCCCTGGCCTGGGTGCTGGCCGGCCTGCCCGTCGTGCTCGTCCTGGCGCAACCCGATCTCGGGTCGGCCCTCGTTCTCGTGGCCATGGCGGTCGCGGTCATCGGGGCGGCCGGGGCACCACGTGCCTGGACCGTCGCCGTCGTGCTGGCCGGGGCAGCGACGGTCACGGCGGCATTCACGACGTCGCTGCTCAGTCCCTACCAGCGTGACCGGTTGCGCGCCTTCCTGGACCCTTCGCTCGATCCACAGGGCATCGGCTACCAGACGCGACAGGTGCGGATCGCCATCTCCTCGGGCGGGCTCGACGGGCAGGGGCTCTTCGAGGGAGGGCAGACCCAGGCGGGGCTGATCCCCTACCAGGAGTCCGACTTCGTCTTCTCGGTGGCGGGCGAGGAGCTGGGCTTCCTCGGTGCGGCCGGCATCATCGTGCTGCTCGGCTTCATCGTCCTGCGTGCTCTGGTCGTGGCTCGCAGGGCCGATGCCTTCGGTCACCTGGTGAGCACCGGGGTCGGGGTCTGGCTGGGTGTGCAGGCGGTTGAGAACATCGGGATGAACCTCGGGATGCTCCCGGTGACCGGGCTGCCGCTGCCGTTCCTGTCCTACGGTGGGTCGTCGATGATCGCGGTGTGGCTCGCGGTGGGGATCGTCGGGAACGTCTCCGCGGAGACCACCGGTGCGCAGTGGCGGCGTCGGTAA